In the genome of Echinimonas agarilytica, one region contains:
- the rnt gene encoding ribonuclease T, whose protein sequence is MTDAVDQHSLAGRFRGYYPVVVDIETAGFNATTDAMLELAATPLSMNDDGELVRLETIAFNIAPFEGANLEPSSLAFTGINPDCPERNAIAEKTALTELFKKLRALQKQHDCQRCVLVAHNAAFDNSFLNAAIQRTKHKRSPFHPFVTFDTTTLCALILGKTVLSEACELAGVDFDKSQAHSAAYDTEKTAELFCHMVNHHQALGGWPYTVAKQPQEEEPSAEI, encoded by the coding sequence ATGACCGATGCTGTTGACCAGCATAGTTTAGCTGGCCGTTTTCGTGGTTACTACCCTGTTGTTGTTGATATTGAAACGGCGGGTTTCAATGCCACTACTGACGCGATGCTTGAGCTTGCCGCGACCCCACTCAGCATGAATGATGATGGAGAGCTGGTCCGGCTCGAAACCATAGCCTTCAATATTGCGCCATTTGAAGGCGCCAATTTAGAACCATCATCTTTGGCATTTACCGGTATTAACCCGGACTGCCCTGAGCGGAATGCAATCGCAGAAAAAACGGCTTTGACTGAGCTATTCAAAAAACTTCGCGCACTTCAAAAACAACATGATTGCCAACGTTGCGTGCTGGTCGCCCATAATGCCGCGTTTGATAACAGTTTTTTAAATGCTGCGATTCAAAGAACAAAACACAAACGTAGCCCCTTCCACCCATTCGTCACATTTGACACCACGACATTGTGTGCATTGATTTTGGGGAAGACAGTGTTGTCAGAAGCCTGCGAGTTGGCTGGGGTTGATTTTGATAAATCTCAAGCACACAGTGCTGCCTACGATACAGAAAAGACAGCTGAATTGTTTTGTCATATGGTGAATCACCATCAGGCGCTTGGAGGGTGGCCATATACGGTAGCAAAACAGCCTCAAGAAGAAGAACCTTCGGCTGAAATTTAG
- a CDS encoding peroxiredoxin C, with protein sequence MAVLVGRPAPDFTAAAVLGNGEIVDNFNLTEYLAGSAAVVFFYPLDFTFVCPSELIAFDHRVADFEAKGVKVIGVSIDSQFTHNAWRNTDVADGGIGQVKYPLVADVKHEICQAYDVEHPEAGVAFRGSFLIDTAGVVRHQVVNDLPLGRNIDEMLRMVDALNFHEKNGEVCPAQWEDGKEGMDASPEGVAKYLSANAEGL encoded by the coding sequence ATGGCTGTATTAGTCGGTCGTCCTGCCCCAGATTTTACTGCGGCGGCGGTACTTGGTAACGGTGAGATTGTTGATAACTTTAACCTAACAGAATACCTTGCGGGTTCTGCTGCGGTTGTATTCTTCTACCCACTCGACTTCACGTTCGTGTGCCCATCTGAGTTGATTGCTTTCGATCACCGCGTTGCGGATTTCGAAGCGAAAGGCGTTAAAGTAATCGGTGTTTCTATCGATTCACAATTCACACACAACGCATGGCGTAACACTGATGTTGCTGACGGCGGCATCGGCCAAGTAAAATACCCACTCGTAGCAGACGTGAAGCACGAAATCTGTCAAGCATACGACGTAGAGCACCCTGAAGCGGGCGTTGCTTTCCGTGGTTCTTTCTTGATTGATACTGCTGGTGTTGTTCGTCACCAAGTTGTAAACGACCTGCCATTAGGCCGTAACATTGACGAAATGTTGCGTATGGTTGATGCCTTGAACTTCCACGAGAAAAACGGTGAAGTTTGTCCTGCACAGTGGGAAGATGGTAAAGAAGGTATGGACGCATCTCCAGAAGGTGTTGCTAAGTACTTGTCAGCAAACGCGGAAGGCTTGTAA
- a CDS encoding Grx4 family monothiol glutaredoxin produces METLERIKKQLSDNPILLYMKGSPKLPSCGFSSQASQVLMQCGERFAYVDILQNPDIRAELPKFANWPTFPQLWIEGELVGGCDILIEMFQQGELQTLISEAAARHPVETENNDPAE; encoded by the coding sequence ATGGAAACGCTTGAGCGCATTAAAAAGCAACTATCTGACAACCCTATCTTACTTTATATGAAAGGGTCTCCGAAATTACCAAGCTGTGGTTTTTCATCACAAGCTTCACAAGTATTGATGCAGTGCGGTGAGCGCTTTGCTTACGTTGATATTTTACAAAACCCTGACATTCGCGCTGAGCTTCCTAAATTTGCTAATTGGCCTACATTTCCACAATTGTGGATTGAAGGCGAACTCGTTGGTGGATGTGACATCTTGATCGAAATGTTCCAACAAGGTGAGTTGCAAACTCTGATCTCTGAAGCCGCAGCTCGTCATCCTGTTGAAACAGAAAATAACGATCCTGCTGAATAA
- the sodB gene encoding superoxide dismutase [Fe], translated as MAFELPPLPYAKEALEPHISAETLEYHYGKHHNTYVVKLNGLVEGTEFAGKSLEEVVKTSSGGVFNNAAQIWNHTFYWNSLSPNGGGEPTGDLAEAINAAFGSFEEFKAKFTDSAINNFGSSWTWLVKKADGSLAIVNTSNAATPLTEEGVTPVLTVDLWEHAYYIDFRNLRPSYMEAFWKLANWEFAAKNFA; from the coding sequence ATGGCGTTTGAACTACCACCTCTTCCTTACGCGAAGGAAGCATTAGAACCACACATCTCAGCAGAGACTCTTGAGTACCACTATGGTAAACATCACAACACTTATGTTGTAAAACTCAACGGTTTAGTTGAAGGCACTGAATTCGCAGGTAAGAGCTTAGAAGAAGTTGTTAAAACTTCATCAGGCGGCGTATTCAACAACGCAGCACAAATCTGGAACCACACGTTCTATTGGAACAGCTTAAGCCCAAATGGCGGCGGCGAACCAACAGGCGATTTAGCAGAAGCAATTAATGCTGCATTCGGTTCTTTCGAAGAGTTCAAAGCAAAATTCACTGATAGCGCAATCAACAACTTCGGCTCAAGCTGGACTTGGTTAGTGAAAAAAGCAGACGGTTCTTTGGCAATCGTAAATACTTCTAACGCAGCAACACCGCTGACAGAAGAAGGCGTTACACCGGTATTAACTGTAGATTTGTGGGAACACGCTTACTACATTGATTTCCGCAACTTGCGTCCGAGCTACATGGAAGCGTTCTGGAAATTGGCGAACTGGGAATTTGCAGCGAAAAACTTCGCTTAA
- the fadR gene encoding fatty acid metabolism transcriptional regulator FadR, with amino-acid sequence MSHLDRRGNIDDQSVIQAKNPAEFAEEYIVRSIWNNRFPPGSILPAERELSELIGVTRTTLREVLQRLKQDGWITIQHGKPTRVNNFWETSGLNILMTLARLDQDGMPDLIDHLLSARTNIAAIYLRAAIKADPQAVMKAIEDAKQTAEDGEEFALVDYNFHQAMARIADNPIYVLILNGFKGLYTRIGGHHYSYPDSRELTLKFYDQVNTLAEQGKHDDVVFAVRHYGRDSAILWEMHRKELPSNIVDK; translated from the coding sequence TTGTCTCACTTAGATCGCCGCGGCAATATTGATGACCAAAGTGTCATTCAGGCAAAAAATCCAGCGGAATTTGCTGAAGAATATATTGTTCGTTCAATTTGGAATAATCGTTTTCCTCCAGGTTCAATCTTACCTGCCGAGCGTGAGCTATCTGAGCTAATAGGTGTGACTCGCACAACCTTAAGAGAAGTCTTGCAGCGTTTAAAGCAAGACGGTTGGATTACAATCCAACACGGCAAACCTACCCGAGTCAATAACTTTTGGGAAACATCAGGGCTGAACATTTTGATGACGCTGGCGCGTTTAGATCAAGATGGAATGCCGGATTTGATTGACCATTTGTTATCTGCACGTACAAATATTGCTGCTATTTATTTACGAGCAGCGATCAAAGCTGATCCGCAAGCGGTCATGAAAGCCATTGAAGATGCAAAACAAACCGCGGAAGATGGCGAAGAGTTTGCGTTAGTGGATTATAACTTTCATCAAGCCATGGCGCGTATTGCTGACAACCCAATCTATGTATTGATTCTGAACGGCTTTAAAGGCTTGTACACAAGAATTGGTGGTCATCATTACAGTTACCCTGATAGTCGTGAATTGACACTCAAGTTTTACGACCAGGTTAATACATTGGCAGAGCAGGGCAAACACGATGATGTTGTCTTTGCGGTGCGCCATTATGGCCGAGATAGCGCAATTTTGTGGGAAATGCATCGCAAAGAATTGCCGTCGAATATTGTCGACAAATAA